In a single window of the Thunnus maccoyii chromosome 7, fThuMac1.1, whole genome shotgun sequence genome:
- the cep135 gene encoding centrosomal protein of 135 kDa isoform X2 yields the protein MNSSAERKFVNLRKRLDQLGYRQPLGIESLPLVEKLFSDLVHTTESLRNAKLSAGKIEKESQNFDALLEPYRTENARLVRENNELHLELLKLKEDKDRVTRELKTYIRKLDHESSDLKFLNNQYVHKVRCLEKDSKAKAERIQQLQEKNMQAVVQTPGGKKRSIPFRRQRMQIDDLIPPSSTSAYPVSQPDDPYIADLLQLADGRILELQEDIIKVNLDLENSQECIKHLNTQVEKRDKEIERLNRVLQGGRPHNVISLEAQNISNEKLIAHLNLQIEYLQETNRTLEQKVEGLQQKKKDASTEVANLSLKNLELCEELTHIDDLAKQLEMDKERVLETADLELQETKNEIERQQKIIEDLEDVITTIRREQSESDFEKDRLRDQLVELKDQNEKMEGLVNFLEEEKIRLQDKMEKMMAADKTLVLELETMRAKHGVCGRERSPSRLDAFVKSLEEERDYYRQEAERYRRTRGAGSLDLSPSRSPGRGRSPVSKVIRGGVAESELVRLVKERDELKAALLDFEQHMEDIQNKVKALSAEKDQFKALFTQAQEDLKLCPSTDMSADVLELKEEIKRAEIQIQQMTIERDTLMERLKVSQTSALTDRQEEERRILDLEDAVKSLEREKLDLRSQVCLLKEGREAVEQELKVRSVALVQNVEETAQQRAESNALRLLQEQMEQSLSDTQHRLSVKMNELLAAHEQIDKLEERIGELSQQGSKHKEEVAVLQKSISALDREKDALQDEVDEKTEKLVVLQEELYKKEKTIEDVRLTVTNMDNSLAQLQGALNSREREITSLRRQLDASQEELAGLRRDKEITVRENRRLQDDLATMTRENQAVHVEMEEALHEKDELKLRVHSYISEVSRIEKLMATKEQENRDLLERFRMTHSEMEDREQKLQQAEGLNNSIRLELLSSDSERRHLRDTVSHQEREIQQALQAYEAQVSSLVRGMSRLEEELHKAQEEKANLLSDLASVRELCVKLDSGKELAARQLTSKSMDLERVTGELEDVQSEAELLKKQLASERLTVRNLETLLSTNRHKEFQTHLTASEKESELKVLRDRLTLADSKTAEHARDVSNLRGKVSQLQTEMDVLKRQLTTERFERERAVQEMRRQGLSFSSLRSSSPLSVSHSPHHISPERSILRSLDRSTDKSADKSVSFKD from the exons AGCTCAAGACCTACATCAGAAAACTGGACCATGAGTCATCTGACCTGAAGTTTTTGAACAATCAGTATGTGCACAAGGTTCGTTGCCTGGAGAAGGATAGCAAAGCTAAAGCTGAGCGCATCCAACAGCTGCAGGAGAAGAACATGCAGGCTGTGGTGCAGACACCAG GAGGAAAAAAGCGCAGTATTCCCTTCAGACGTCAGAGAATGCAGATTGATGATCTCATACCTCCTTCCTCTACATCGGCTTATCCTGTGTCCCAGCCTGATGATCCTTATATTGCTGACCTACTGCAGCTGGCAGACGGAAG GATTCTTGAGCTACAGGAAGATATCATAAAAGTGAATTTAGACCTGGAAAATTCTCAAGAATGTATAAAACACTTAAATACTCAG GTGGAAAAGAGGGACAAAGAGATTGAGCGTCTGAATCGTGTACTTCAAGGAGGACGACCTCATAATGTCATTTCCCTTGAGGCTCAGAACATCAGCAACGAGAAACTGATCGCTCATCTTAACCTTCAG ATTGAGTACCTACAGGAGACCAACAGGACTCTGGAGCAGAAGGTAGAGGGactgcagcagaagaagaaggatgCCTCCACCGAAGTGGCCAATCTGTCTTTAAAGAACCTGGAACTGTGTGAAGAGCTGACACACATAGATGACCTTGCGAAGCAGCTGGAGATGGACAAGGAGCGGGTGCTGGAAACAGCTGATTTGGAACTGCAAGAAACTAAA AACGAAATTGAAAGGCAGCAGAAAATCATTGAAGACCTGGAGGATGTTATTACAACAATAAGAaga GAACAGTCTGAAAGTGATTTTGAAAAAGACCGTCTTAGAGACCAGCTGGTGGAGCTCAAAGACCAGAATGAGAAAATGGAGGGACTGGTGAATTTCCTAGAAGAAGAGAAAATCAGGCTGCAGgacaaaatggagaaaatgatGGCAGCTG ACAAAACCTTGGTGCTGGAGTTGGAGACCATGCGGGCTAAACATGGTGTTTGTGGAAGGGAACGCTCACCATCGCGTCTGGATGCATTCGTCAAGagtctggaggaggagagggattACTATCGCCAGGAGGCTGAACGCTACAGAAGAACCAGAGGGGCTGGCAGCCTGGACTTAAGCCCCAGTCGCAGTCCAGGCAGGGGCAGGAGTCCTGTGTCCAAAGTCATCAGG GGAGGTGTTGCAGAGTCAGAGCTGGTTCGTTTAGTGAAGGAAAGAGATGAGCTGAAGGCTGCTCTGTTGGACTTTGAGCAGCACATGGAGGACATCCAGAACAAAGTGAAGGCCCTCAGTGCTGAGAAAGACCAGTTCAAAGCCCTCTTTACACAG GCACAAGAGGACTTAAAGCTTTGCCCTAGCACAGATATGTCAGCTGACGTCTTGGAACTGAAAGAGGAGATCAAACGGGCAGAAATCCAAATCCAGCAGATGACTATTGAAAGAGACACACTGATGGAGAGATTAAAG GTTTCTCAGACTTCAGctctcacagacagacaggaagaggaaaggaggatTCTTGACCTGGAGGATGCCGTTAAGAGC TTGGAGCGGGAGAAACTGGACCTGCGGTCACAGGTGTGTCTGTTGAAGGAGGGCAGGGAGGCTGTGGAGCAGGAGCTGAAGGTTCGGTCTGTTGCGCTGGTTCAGAATGTAGAGGAGACGGcccagcagagggcagagtctaATGCTCTGAG GTTGCTACAGGAGCAGATGGAGCAGTCACTGTCTGACACCCAGCACAGACTGTCTGTGAAGATGAATGAGCTGCTGGCTGCTCATGAGCAGATTGACAAACTGGAGGAGAGAATAG GGGAACTGAGTCAGCAGGGTTCCAAGCACAAGGAGGAAGTGGCTGTTCTTCAGAAGTCTATCTCTGCCCTGGATAGAGAGAAAGATGCCCTGCAGGATGAGGTggatgaaaagactgaaaagctAGTTGTTCTCCAGGAGGAGCTATACAAGAAG GAAAAGACTATTGAAGATGTGAGACTCACAGTCACAAACATGGATAACTCACTAGC TCAGCTGCAGGGGGCGTTAAACAGCCGTGAGAGGGAGATAACCAGCCTGAGGAGGCAGCTGGACGCCTCTCAGGAAGAGCTGGCCGGACTCCGGAGAGACAAAGAAATCACAGTCAGAGAGAACAGGAGGCTGCAAGACGACCTGGCCACCATGACCAGAGAGAACCAA GCTGTACATGTGGAGATGGAAGAGGCTTTGCATGAGAAGGACGAGCTGAAGTTGAGGGTCCACTCTTACATCTCTGAAGTGTCCAGAATAGAGAAACTGATGGCCACAAAG GAGCAGGAGAACAGAGACTTGCTGGAGCGCTTCCGAATGACCCACTCTGAGATGGAGGATCGGGAGCAGAAGCTGCAGCAGGCTGAAGGCCTCAACAACTCAATCCGCCTGGAGCTGCTCTCTTCTGACTCCGAACGCAGGCACCTCCGTGATACTGTCAGCCACCAGGAGAGAGAGATCCAGCAG GCCCTGCAGGCTTATGAGGCCCAAGTTTCATCTCTGGTTCGTGGGATGTCCCGACTAGAGGAGGAGCTACACAAAGCACAGGAGGAGAAGGCCAACCTGCTCTCTGATCTGGCTTCTGTCAGGGAGCTCTGCGTCAAATTGGACTCTGGCAAGGAACTCGCTGCACGCCAGCTCACCTCCAAGAGCATGGACCTAGAGAGG GTCACAGGAGAATTGGAAGACGTTCAGTCAGAGGCAGAGCTACTAAAGAAACAACTGGCCAGTGAGAGGTTGACTGTCCGGAACCTCGAGACGTTACTCTCCACCAATCGGCACAAGGAGTTCCAAACCCACCTGACAGCCAGCGAGAAAGAGTCAGAGCTGAAGGTCCTACGTGACAGGCTCACCCTGGCTGACAGCAAAAC TGCGGAGCATGCAAGGGATGTGTCCAACCTCCGTGGCAAAGTGtcacagctgcagacagagatGGACGTTCTGAAAAGACAGTTGACCACTGAGCGCTTTGAACG TGAAAGGGCAGTTCAGGAGATGCGCAGACAAGGTTTGTCATTCTCATCCCTGCGGAGCTCGTCACCCCTCAGTGTCTCTCACAGTCCTCATCACATCTCCCCTGAACGCTCCATCCTCCGATCTCTTGACCGCTCCACTGACAAGTCAGCAGACAA AAGTGTGAGCTTCAAGGATTAA
- the cep135 gene encoding centrosomal protein of 135 kDa isoform X1 — MNSSAERKFVNLRKRLDQLGYRQPLGIESLPLVEKLFSDLVHTTESLRNAKLSAGKIEKESQNFDALLEPYRTENARLVRENNELHLELLKLKEDKDRVTRELKTYIRKLDHESSDLKFLNNQYVHKVRCLEKDSKAKAERIQQLQEKNMQAVVQTPGGKKRSIPFRRQRMQIDDLIPPSSTSAYPVSQPDDPYIADLLQLADGRILELQEDIIKVNLDLENSQECIKHLNTQVEKRDKEIERLNRVLQGGRPHNVISLEAQNISNEKLIAHLNLQIEYLQETNRTLEQKVEGLQQKKKDASTEVANLSLKNLELCEELTHIDDLAKQLEMDKERVLETADLELQETKNEIERQQKIIEDLEDVITTIRREQSESDFEKDRLRDQLVELKDQNEKMEGLVNFLEEEKIRLQDKMEKMMAADKTLVLELETMRAKHGVCGRERSPSRLDAFVKSLEEERDYYRQEAERYRRTRGAGSLDLSPSRSPGRGRSPVSKVIRGGVAESELVRLVKERDELKAALLDFEQHMEDIQNKVKALSAEKDQFKALFTQAQEDLKLCPSTDMSADVLELKEEIKRAEIQIQQMTIERDTLMERLKVSQTSALTDRQEEERRILDLEDAVKSLEREKLDLRSQVCLLKEGREAVEQELKVRSVALVQNVEETAQQRAESNALRLLQEQMEQSLSDTQHRLSVKMNELLAAHEQIDKLEERIGELSQQGSKHKEEVAVLQKSISALDREKDALQDEVDEKTEKLVVLQEELYKKEKTIEDVRLTVTNMDNSLAQLQGALNSREREITSLRRQLDASQEELAGLRRDKEITVRENRRLQDDLATMTRENQAVHVEMEEALHEKDELKLRVHSYISEVSRIEKLMATKEQENRDLLERFRMTHSEMEDREQKLQQAEGLNNSIRLELLSSDSERRHLRDTVSHQEREIQQHMQALQAYEAQVSSLVRGMSRLEEELHKAQEEKANLLSDLASVRELCVKLDSGKELAARQLTSKSMDLERVTGELEDVQSEAELLKKQLASERLTVRNLETLLSTNRHKEFQTHLTASEKESELKVLRDRLTLADSKTAEHARDVSNLRGKVSQLQTEMDVLKRQLTTERFERERAVQEMRRQGLSFSSLRSSSPLSVSHSPHHISPERSILRSLDRSTDKSADKSVSFKD; from the exons AGCTCAAGACCTACATCAGAAAACTGGACCATGAGTCATCTGACCTGAAGTTTTTGAACAATCAGTATGTGCACAAGGTTCGTTGCCTGGAGAAGGATAGCAAAGCTAAAGCTGAGCGCATCCAACAGCTGCAGGAGAAGAACATGCAGGCTGTGGTGCAGACACCAG GAGGAAAAAAGCGCAGTATTCCCTTCAGACGTCAGAGAATGCAGATTGATGATCTCATACCTCCTTCCTCTACATCGGCTTATCCTGTGTCCCAGCCTGATGATCCTTATATTGCTGACCTACTGCAGCTGGCAGACGGAAG GATTCTTGAGCTACAGGAAGATATCATAAAAGTGAATTTAGACCTGGAAAATTCTCAAGAATGTATAAAACACTTAAATACTCAG GTGGAAAAGAGGGACAAAGAGATTGAGCGTCTGAATCGTGTACTTCAAGGAGGACGACCTCATAATGTCATTTCCCTTGAGGCTCAGAACATCAGCAACGAGAAACTGATCGCTCATCTTAACCTTCAG ATTGAGTACCTACAGGAGACCAACAGGACTCTGGAGCAGAAGGTAGAGGGactgcagcagaagaagaaggatgCCTCCACCGAAGTGGCCAATCTGTCTTTAAAGAACCTGGAACTGTGTGAAGAGCTGACACACATAGATGACCTTGCGAAGCAGCTGGAGATGGACAAGGAGCGGGTGCTGGAAACAGCTGATTTGGAACTGCAAGAAACTAAA AACGAAATTGAAAGGCAGCAGAAAATCATTGAAGACCTGGAGGATGTTATTACAACAATAAGAaga GAACAGTCTGAAAGTGATTTTGAAAAAGACCGTCTTAGAGACCAGCTGGTGGAGCTCAAAGACCAGAATGAGAAAATGGAGGGACTGGTGAATTTCCTAGAAGAAGAGAAAATCAGGCTGCAGgacaaaatggagaaaatgatGGCAGCTG ACAAAACCTTGGTGCTGGAGTTGGAGACCATGCGGGCTAAACATGGTGTTTGTGGAAGGGAACGCTCACCATCGCGTCTGGATGCATTCGTCAAGagtctggaggaggagagggattACTATCGCCAGGAGGCTGAACGCTACAGAAGAACCAGAGGGGCTGGCAGCCTGGACTTAAGCCCCAGTCGCAGTCCAGGCAGGGGCAGGAGTCCTGTGTCCAAAGTCATCAGG GGAGGTGTTGCAGAGTCAGAGCTGGTTCGTTTAGTGAAGGAAAGAGATGAGCTGAAGGCTGCTCTGTTGGACTTTGAGCAGCACATGGAGGACATCCAGAACAAAGTGAAGGCCCTCAGTGCTGAGAAAGACCAGTTCAAAGCCCTCTTTACACAG GCACAAGAGGACTTAAAGCTTTGCCCTAGCACAGATATGTCAGCTGACGTCTTGGAACTGAAAGAGGAGATCAAACGGGCAGAAATCCAAATCCAGCAGATGACTATTGAAAGAGACACACTGATGGAGAGATTAAAG GTTTCTCAGACTTCAGctctcacagacagacaggaagaggaaaggaggatTCTTGACCTGGAGGATGCCGTTAAGAGC TTGGAGCGGGAGAAACTGGACCTGCGGTCACAGGTGTGTCTGTTGAAGGAGGGCAGGGAGGCTGTGGAGCAGGAGCTGAAGGTTCGGTCTGTTGCGCTGGTTCAGAATGTAGAGGAGACGGcccagcagagggcagagtctaATGCTCTGAG GTTGCTACAGGAGCAGATGGAGCAGTCACTGTCTGACACCCAGCACAGACTGTCTGTGAAGATGAATGAGCTGCTGGCTGCTCATGAGCAGATTGACAAACTGGAGGAGAGAATAG GGGAACTGAGTCAGCAGGGTTCCAAGCACAAGGAGGAAGTGGCTGTTCTTCAGAAGTCTATCTCTGCCCTGGATAGAGAGAAAGATGCCCTGCAGGATGAGGTggatgaaaagactgaaaagctAGTTGTTCTCCAGGAGGAGCTATACAAGAAG GAAAAGACTATTGAAGATGTGAGACTCACAGTCACAAACATGGATAACTCACTAGC TCAGCTGCAGGGGGCGTTAAACAGCCGTGAGAGGGAGATAACCAGCCTGAGGAGGCAGCTGGACGCCTCTCAGGAAGAGCTGGCCGGACTCCGGAGAGACAAAGAAATCACAGTCAGAGAGAACAGGAGGCTGCAAGACGACCTGGCCACCATGACCAGAGAGAACCAA GCTGTACATGTGGAGATGGAAGAGGCTTTGCATGAGAAGGACGAGCTGAAGTTGAGGGTCCACTCTTACATCTCTGAAGTGTCCAGAATAGAGAAACTGATGGCCACAAAG GAGCAGGAGAACAGAGACTTGCTGGAGCGCTTCCGAATGACCCACTCTGAGATGGAGGATCGGGAGCAGAAGCTGCAGCAGGCTGAAGGCCTCAACAACTCAATCCGCCTGGAGCTGCTCTCTTCTGACTCCGAACGCAGGCACCTCCGTGATACTGTCAGCCACCAGGAGAGAGAGATCCAGCAG CATATGCAGGCCCTGCAGGCTTATGAGGCCCAAGTTTCATCTCTGGTTCGTGGGATGTCCCGACTAGAGGAGGAGCTACACAAAGCACAGGAGGAGAAGGCCAACCTGCTCTCTGATCTGGCTTCTGTCAGGGAGCTCTGCGTCAAATTGGACTCTGGCAAGGAACTCGCTGCACGCCAGCTCACCTCCAAGAGCATGGACCTAGAGAGG GTCACAGGAGAATTGGAAGACGTTCAGTCAGAGGCAGAGCTACTAAAGAAACAACTGGCCAGTGAGAGGTTGACTGTCCGGAACCTCGAGACGTTACTCTCCACCAATCGGCACAAGGAGTTCCAAACCCACCTGACAGCCAGCGAGAAAGAGTCAGAGCTGAAGGTCCTACGTGACAGGCTCACCCTGGCTGACAGCAAAAC TGCGGAGCATGCAAGGGATGTGTCCAACCTCCGTGGCAAAGTGtcacagctgcagacagagatGGACGTTCTGAAAAGACAGTTGACCACTGAGCGCTTTGAACG TGAAAGGGCAGTTCAGGAGATGCGCAGACAAGGTTTGTCATTCTCATCCCTGCGGAGCTCGTCACCCCTCAGTGTCTCTCACAGTCCTCATCACATCTCCCCTGAACGCTCCATCCTCCGATCTCTTGACCGCTCCACTGACAAGTCAGCAGACAA AAGTGTGAGCTTCAAGGATTAA
- the chst14 gene encoding carbohydrate sulfotransferase 14 translates to MLPRRQDSAMKRAAGGRSGSVINFRTTVNSGSGRRSSAVLPSVLTFLVIVASGGLLLMIEKGMLNSMETPPPRGDGKRLGFIRQAGKHSPAAADVEYQILQEIRNRTIRTMCSQKNMPHSIWTLSPLQRKTLLQHILVNDKYHFLYCYVPKVACSNWKRVLKVLSGALENVDVNIKMDHRSDLLFLSSLKPEEIRYRLKHYFKFMFVREPMERLLSAYRNKFGEIESYKKKYGVEIIKRYRKGHAKDTSLTGDDVTFAEFVRYLLDEDVERMNEHWMPVYNLCQPCAVSYDFIGSYEHLESDAEFVLQHIGAPPYVHFPERQTWYKPVTSETLHYYLCSLPQKLLRELLPKYILDFSLFTYPLPNTTTEYCRH, encoded by the exons ATGCTTCCTCGCAGGCAGGACTCCGCCATGAAAAGGGCCGCAGGAGGACGCAGCGGCTCGGTTATAAACTTCAGGACCACGGTGAACTCGGGCTCAGGCCGCCGCAGCTCCGCCGTGCTGCCGTCGGTGCTGACGTTCCTGGTCATCGTAGCCTCCGGAGGCCTGCTGCTCATGATAGAGAAAGGAATGCTGAACAGCATGGAGACGCCTCCACCCCGGGGTGACGGCAAGCGGCTGGGTTTCATCCGCCAGGCTGGGAAGCACAGTCCGGCTGCTGCGGACGTGGAGTACCAG ATCCTCCAAGAGATCCGTAACCGGACCATCAGGACCATGTGCAGCCAAAAGAACATGCCCCACAGCATTTGGACCCTGAGCCCCCTGCAGAGGAAGACGCTGCTGCAGCACATCCTGGTGAATGACAAATACCACTTCCTCTACTGCTACGTCCCCAAGGTGGCCTGCTCCAACTGGAAGAGGGTTCTGAAGGTCCTGAGCGGAGCCCTAGAGAACGTGGACGTCAACATCAAGATGGACCACCGTAGCGACCTGCTGTTTCTGTCCTCTCTGAAGCCCGAGGAGATCCGCTACCGCCTCAAGCACTACTTTAAGTTCATGTTTGTGCGCGAGCCCATGGAGCGCCTGCTTTCTGCGTACAGGAACAAGTTTGGAGAGATCGAGTCCTACAAGAAGAAGTATGGCGTGGAGATCATAAAACGGTACAGAAAGGGCCACGCCAAGGACACATCGCTTACTGGAGACGATGTGACGTTTGCTGAGTTTGTCCGTTACTTGCTGGACGAGGACGTGGAGCGCATGAATGAGCACTGGATGCCAGTGTACAACTTATGCCAACCATGTGCTGTGTCCTATGACTTTATTGGCTCCTATGAGCACCTTGAAAGTGACGCAGAGTTTGTGCTCCAACACATCGGGGCACCTCCTTACGTTCACTTCCCAGAGAGGCAAACGTGGTACAAGCCGGTCACCTCAGAGACTTTACACTATTATCTATGCAGCTTACCACAGAAGCTACTGAGGGAACTCCTGCCCAAGTATATTTTAGACTTTTCCCTCTTCACTTATCCCCTCCCCAACACAACCACTGAATACTGCCggcattaa